The Vibrio crassostreae genomic interval CTTTTGTGAGCTCTTCAACGATAGAGCTTAAAGTATCTCCAAACTTTTGCTCTGCAAGTTCGCCATTTTTGACTTGCTCTAACCCAGTCAGTGGGTTGATAGCACAGTTGATGGCGAGTTTAGTCCAGAGTGCGGTTTTTATTTCTGGATTCCAACTCACAGTAGGTAAGGCATGCTCCAACACATCAACTAAAAAAGTGCACTGTTGACCCTTGAGGTTAAAAGCACCCAATTGAGTTTGGCCGGTTCCTGTATGGGATACATTGTTACGATCGGGTTTAAAGGCTGCTTGGGTGGTGGTCGCTAATACTACCGGATGAATATCAATTTGAGTGGCTATCTCGTCTACTGCTCCCATTCCGTTGTGCATGAACACAAGAATGGTGTCAGGGTCGAGATATTGAAGTAACGGAGTGGTGGCTTCTTCTACTTGCCAAGCTTTGACTGTGAAGATCACTAAGTCACTCGCTGATAGCTTTTCGATATTGTTGTTACTGAAGGAAAGTGAAGCTTGTCCATCAAGTGATAAGTCAATTGAGTTATCAGTGGAGCGACTCCACAAAGAGACATTATGACCAGCTTGAAGTAGTTTTATCGCCCATAAAGAGCCAATTGCTCCAGGTCCAACAATAGTGATGTTCACAGCAATACCGAGATAAGAAAGTGATGCTGCAAGGATAGCGAGGCATTAAATGAAAGCAATAAAAAATGGCACCCGAGGGTGCCATTTTGGAAACTTTCTTAGAAGTTCGATTAGAACTTGTAAGTTACTGCTACGTAGTGACCTACGCCAGAAGATTCAGCTTGTGTAGATGCATCCCATGGAAGGTTTGCGCCATCTTTAAAGCCGTATACATCGCTGTATAGTTTCAAGCCGTAACCAACTGCAAAGCGATCTGAGTGCCAGTAAAGACCATTAAACATCGCGCCGCCGTTGCTTACTTGAGAGTACTCATCTTGCATACCGAATTGGTAATCGATGTAACCTTGGTAAGAGATGAATGAACCGTTTTCGAAGAAGTAGAATGGCTTGAACCAGTTAGTCGAGATTTGGAAACCGTTCCAGTCTTTGTTGTTTGAGTCGTATGTACCGTAAAGGTTTAGGCCCATTTTGCCAAACCATGGAACCATTACATCAGAACC includes:
- the panE gene encoding 2-dehydropantoate 2-reductase, producing the protein MNITIVGPGAIGSLWAIKLLQAGHNVSLWSRSTDNSIDLSLDGQASLSFSNNNIEKLSASDLVIFTVKAWQVEEATTPLLQYLDPDTILVFMHNGMGAVDEIATQIDIHPVVLATTTQAAFKPDRNNVSHTGTGQTQLGAFNLKGQQCTFLVDVLEHALPTVSWNPEIKTALWTKLAINCAINPLTGLEQVKNGELAEQKFGDTLSSIVEELTKVIQAEGIDCSIEELEASVKQVIQATAQNNSSMKQDMFYQRKTEIDFITGHLIKTANKHQIEVPVNQKLFDQVKEQENSWNHQD